tgctttattgtttttattctggtTTATGGTTAATAGGGCGAGGGTAAGGATCACATAGAGGCTAATTTTGGTGTTTAGATAAGGGCTCAGATGAAGTTGATTTTAACTGAATTTACAGTCAAAAGTATGTGGAGGATGAGGTGAAGTAGACAATCTGTATTTGTAGACCCATCAATTTTACTTTGTAAAGGTTTTGTCAGAATAGTTCGGAATGCCTCTGTGTGTCGTAGTTCTCGTACAACAATACATATATTAGCATTCTGTAATAAAACTTCAAAGGTCAACATGGAACTGATAACTACAATTACCTCGGTCAGTGTTTTACTTAACATAGGTCTTAACTTTCTTTCATTAcgttcattatggtcttaaaaagtcttacatCTAACTTGttaaaaactgcagaaacaccATTAAAAGATctcatttactgtatgttttcaGGGCGGTGGATTCATGGATATGTTTGGCATGATGGGAGAAATGATGGAAAACGTGGTGAGTgagtttttttcaaataaacagaCGTAATTACCCTCATGACTGAAACCTGTGTTTCCTCAGTACTCCGTCTCaccttgttgtttgtttttttattgtcttctaGGAAAGAATGACCAGTACACCAAactgtcagacattttcctctTCAACAGTGATCTCCTACTCCTCAACAGATATAGGGGCTCCTAAAGTTTATCAGCAGACCCATGCAACGACAACAGGCCCCGGAGGGGTGAGATTAACTTCAGTAATTTATGAGAGTTAAAATCCAACCGCATATGTAGGTAAACTGTTGTGCTTTGTGAGTCCAGGCATGACTTTGACTTTCTAGCTCCATTAACACATCAAATGATCAGAACTTGTAGTGACAGTAAATAGATCATGTACAGTATAAACATCATTTCAGAGTGAGTTCACACACAGTGCAGAGTATCCTGCTTGTTTTAGTAAACTGAGCCTCCCCCTTCATCTCAGATCCGTGAAACGCGGCAGTCGGTGAGGGACAGCGAGAGCGGCTTGGAGCGTTGCGCCATTGGCCACCACATCGGCCCTCGTGCACACATAATGGAGCGTTCGCGAAATCGCCGCACAGGAGACCGTGAGGAACGGCAAGACTTCATTAACCTTGATGAAAGTGAGTCTTTTGGGTGGAAAAAATCATTTTATGATTGTTGGTGATTGCTTTTCTCAGCTCAACTCTCGAATACCAAAGAGAAttgaattttatgtttttggtGGCAAACTCAGCAGAAGTGCAAGAATTTGTCAAGCTTAACCAAAAACCAAAGTGATGTCTTATATTAAAGTCAATACAGCTACAATCAcatgagatatttgttttatgtgttaCTTACCAACCTCCCCTACATTCCTACTAGGTGAGGCTGGAGCGTTTGATGatgagtggaggagggaggcaggaagGTACGTCCCCCCGAACGCCCGGGCGCTTGAGTATGGCCGAGATCGACGGGCAGGAGGCCAGCAACTGGCTCTTCCTGCCCCTCCTAGCTCGTCACCCCCCCCAGGTCCTCGGCATGAGTCCCCCAGACACCGTCAGCCCCAAACCCGCCCACGCTACGACTGGTGAGAAGGTAAGAAAAAATGTTCAGTTCAGCTCATCACGTTTATATGTACCTGATGAATAATAACATATGTCAGTACAGATATATCACTAATGCTCCACAGGTtcatttttgtcagttttaaCCCTGAAAATAAGCACATGAAATAATAGGATTTTTTAATACTCTGTAAGATAACTGTGATCTTTGAGACATACTGTATTTTACACTGCACAAGGTAATTCTACTAAAATGTTCTTGCATTGAACAGTATCCGTTTCGTGAAACTgtgtgataaataaatgaattaaggCATCATgagaaatggaagaaaatatGTAAAGAGTGACTCTTTAAATGGTTTGAATGTGTCGATAAAGATTGTAAACAGCAGTTTAAATACGGGAATGTGTCCCTGAATATTTGTCACCTAAACCACCAAAATCTACTAACTCTCTAAATGAGCTGTTGCCGGAAGTGTCTCTCAGTATAACGtaggaccatagactgtatataaaaatggtcAACATGAATTTGGCTTCTCACAATTGGAAATGGCGCAAACTAAAAAGTCTGAGTACACGTGGAACAGATTTtcaaagatggcttctgtcTACTTGAGCAGTTtctatcacactgatgtactCGACTTACTTGAAAttaaatgattgacagctaagtCTGAtgcctgattggtcgagcgtgtggTGATGGGACCTGgctaccgtggctccatcctCCAACATgtacaagatggcggcgttcgtatctgggatattttggcttaatttctagATAtcgggagaaagtggagacaggTCGTCAATGTTTATATAGAGTCTGTTGTGTAGGAGCAGTACTTTTGGACTGACCACCTTGATTCGTGTCATAAAACAGAGGCCTCGGTTGTTTGATGAagccttttcttcttttgtaatTTCCATATTTTctaacacacactgtgttgtcGTCCCTGCAGGTGTCACAATTGACGAGGCGACCACAAATGACGAGGCGACCACAAATGCCCGATGCTGTGAACC
Above is a genomic segment from Hippoglossus stenolepis isolate QCI-W04-F060 chromosome 8, HSTE1.2, whole genome shotgun sequence containing:
- the mlf2 gene encoding myeloid leukemia factor 2 — its product is MFRFLNDVDDDPYMMDPFAAHRQQMSLFQPFAIEPFALAPQMQPHRAPRRQAGQLAPFGMMGMGGGFMDMFGMMGEMMENVERMTSTPNCQTFSSSTVISYSSTDIGAPKVYQQTHATTTGPGGIRETRQSVRDSESGLERCAIGHHIGPRAHIMERSRNRRTGDREERQDFINLDESEAGAFDDEWRREAGRYVPPNARALEYGRDRRAGGQQLALPAPPSSSPPPGPRHESPRHRQPQTRPRYDW